In a genomic window of Flavobacteriales bacterium:
- a CDS encoding response regulator — protein sequence MAQTNVLVVEDESIVSKDIQHSLKKLGYHVVGAASTGEQAVALAKEHVPDIILMDIMLKGEMSGIDAAEAIRKEANIPVIFLTAYADESTLAKAKVTQPYGYIIKPFKEIDIHTSIEMALYKHKKETEVLKERDMLYALVENKDSNKDILFVKSNSRLVKLNTKDIYFVEALKDYVVINLLNTRYTVHSTMKDIEAKLPESEFLRVHRSFIVRVDKITAIEQPNLILENDKKVIPIGGSYKDDLAKRLNLV from the coding sequence ATGGCGCAGACGAACGTACTGGTCGTTGAGGACGAGAGCATCGTGAGCAAGGACATTCAGCACAGCCTCAAGAAGCTGGGCTACCATGTGGTGGGTGCGGCCAGCACCGGTGAACAAGCGGTTGCCCTGGCCAAGGAGCACGTGCCCGACATCATCCTCATGGACATCATGCTCAAAGGCGAGATGAGCGGGATAGATGCGGCCGAAGCCATCCGCAAGGAGGCCAATATCCCGGTGATCTTCCTCACGGCCTACGCCGATGAAAGCACGCTGGCGAAGGCGAAGGTGACGCAGCCCTACGGATACATCATCAAGCCCTTCAAGGAGATCGACATCCACACGTCGATTGAGATGGCCCTGTACAAGCACAAGAAAGAGACCGAGGTGCTCAAGGAGCGCGACATGCTCTACGCCCTGGTGGAGAACAAGGACAGCAACAAGGACATCCTCTTCGTGAAGAGCAATAGCCGCCTGGTGAAGCTCAACACCAAGGACATCTATTTCGTGGAGGCGCTGAAGGATTACGTGGTGATCAATCTGTTGAACACGCGCTACACCGTTCACAGCACCATGAAGGACATCGAGGCCAAATTGCCAGAGAGCGAATTCCTGCGCGTCCACCGCAGCTTCATCGTCCGGGTCGATAAGATCACGGCCATCGAGCAGCCCAACCTGATCCTGGAGAACGATAAAAAGGTGATCCCGATCGGAGGCAGCTACAAGGATGATCTGGCCAAGCGCCTGAATCTGGTATAG
- the rnr gene encoding ribonuclease R → MPKRTSRSDGPSPAKLSQDVLAAIRRSGHAGVTSQQLALQLGFKDKGQRYLLFDAIEALLDEGRIESGKKGRYTAQGGKDSVEGRIDIIASGAGYVRVEGGEEDIFIHNRNVGVALHGDRVLVKVMSSRGARAEGKVLSILERRRTEFVGTIHKQQGRLMLVADDQRVQRPFFIPPHESLNAQEGDKAIIALGEWKDSRDMPRGRVTRVLGRAGEHHVEMHAILAEFGLPLDFPESVRLASEKIGNGVTPEEIAMRRDVRDIPTLTIDPDDAKDLDDALSLRKLESGNWEVGVHIADVSHYVTPRSVIDMEAANRATSVYLVDRVVPMLPEKLSNDLCSLNPHTDKLSFSAIFELDEKARVKGEWFGRTVMRSQRRFAYAEAQAIIDGADGDFRNEVLTLHRLAQVMRKERIENGALEIGGNEVKFKLDEQGRPLGVHEKVMGPANWLIEEFMLLANKRVAAWVNKPKRGAPGSAGAARPFVYRVHDLPDPEKVEQLRALAKSFGHSLTVGKGEDLPHAINRLLHDVRGKEEENIIKQVAIRSMAKAIYSTENIGHYGLAFEHYTHFTSPIRRYPDLLVHRAMAHYLAGGSPLDREALELSCAHSSRMEKQASDAERASIKYKQAEYLIARIGQSFEGIISGLTNWGIYVELRENKCEGMIPLRELPGDVFRFDRERYTVAGHRTGRKFRLGDELTVAIKAVDMDKRTVELALHEARGPVTTSGKFVRKPEGRWDEALPAEKQEHARKGKAAAQSRERQRRSMGRGKRK, encoded by the coding sequence AGGACGCTATACCGCGCAGGGGGGGAAGGACAGCGTGGAGGGCCGAATCGACATCATCGCCAGCGGGGCCGGGTACGTGCGCGTGGAAGGCGGCGAGGAAGACATCTTCATCCACAATAGGAATGTGGGCGTCGCGCTGCACGGCGACCGCGTGCTGGTGAAGGTGATGAGCAGCCGCGGCGCTCGCGCCGAAGGCAAAGTGCTCAGCATCCTCGAACGGCGCAGGACCGAATTCGTGGGCACCATACACAAGCAGCAAGGGCGGCTCATGCTCGTGGCCGACGACCAGCGCGTGCAGCGACCCTTCTTCATCCCGCCGCACGAGAGCCTCAATGCGCAGGAGGGCGACAAAGCGATCATCGCGCTGGGCGAATGGAAGGACAGCCGCGATATGCCGCGGGGCAGGGTGACCCGCGTGCTGGGCCGCGCCGGCGAGCACCACGTGGAGATGCACGCCATCCTCGCGGAATTCGGACTGCCGTTGGATTTCCCCGAGAGCGTGCGGCTGGCAAGCGAGAAGATCGGCAATGGTGTAACGCCTGAAGAGATCGCCATGCGCCGCGATGTGCGCGATATCCCCACGCTCACCATCGATCCGGATGATGCCAAGGATCTGGATGATGCACTGAGCCTGCGCAAGCTCGAGAGCGGCAACTGGGAAGTGGGCGTACACATCGCCGATGTGAGCCATTACGTGACGCCGCGCAGCGTGATCGACATGGAGGCGGCCAACCGCGCCACCAGCGTTTACCTCGTGGACCGCGTGGTCCCCATGCTGCCGGAGAAGCTCAGCAATGACCTCTGCTCACTCAACCCGCATACCGACAAGCTCAGCTTCAGCGCCATCTTCGAACTGGATGAAAAGGCGCGCGTCAAGGGTGAGTGGTTCGGCCGCACCGTGATGCGCTCGCAGCGCCGCTTCGCCTATGCCGAGGCTCAGGCCATCATCGATGGCGCCGATGGCGACTTCAGGAACGAAGTGCTCACGCTGCACCGGCTCGCGCAAGTGATGCGCAAGGAGCGGATCGAGAATGGCGCGCTGGAGATCGGCGGCAACGAGGTGAAGTTCAAGCTCGATGAGCAAGGTCGACCGCTGGGCGTGCATGAGAAAGTGATGGGCCCCGCCAACTGGCTCATCGAGGAGTTCATGCTGCTCGCGAATAAGCGCGTGGCGGCGTGGGTGAACAAGCCGAAAAGGGGCGCGCCAGGCTCCGCTGGGGCGGCGCGCCCTTTCGTCTATCGCGTGCACGACCTGCCCGACCCGGAGAAAGTGGAGCAGCTGCGTGCGCTAGCGAAGAGCTTCGGCCATTCGCTGACCGTTGGCAAGGGCGAGGACCTGCCGCACGCGATCAATCGGCTCCTGCATGACGTCCGCGGGAAGGAGGAGGAGAACATCATCAAGCAGGTGGCGATCCGCAGCATGGCGAAGGCCATCTACAGCACGGAGAACATCGGCCATTACGGGCTGGCCTTCGAGCATTACACCCACTTCACCTCCCCTATCCGCCGCTACCCGGATCTTCTGGTTCACCGGGCCATGGCGCATTACCTCGCCGGCGGCTCGCCCCTTGATCGCGAAGCGCTCGAGTTGAGCTGCGCCCACAGCTCGCGCATGGAGAAGCAGGCCTCTGATGCGGAGCGCGCGAGCATCAAGTACAAGCAGGCCGAGTACCTGATTGCGCGCATCGGGCAATCGTTCGAGGGCATCATCAGCGGCCTCACCAACTGGGGCATCTATGTGGAGCTGCGCGAGAACAAGTGCGAGGGAATGATCCCCTTACGCGAGCTGCCCGGCGATGTGTTCCGCTTCGATCGAGAGCGATACACGGTCGCGGGCCACCGCACGGGCCGCAAGTTCCGGCTGGGAGATGAGCTCACCGTGGCCATCAAGGCTGTAGACATGGACAAGCGAACGGTTGAGCTGGCGCTGCACGAAGCGCGCGGTCCGGTGACCACGAGCGGGAAGTTCGTGCGCAAGCCCGAGGGTCGGTGGGACGAGGCCTTGCCCGCTGAGAAGCAAGAGCACGCCCGGAAGGGCAAAGCGGCCGCGCAATCGCGCGAGCGCCAACGGCGCAGCATGGGTCGCGGTAAGCGGAAATAG
- a CDS encoding TlpA family protein disulfide reductase — MSAATLPFNLDFRNDSLGRDFVVVHNGAEEIIVSDVVVMHDSIRIRMPLFDSEFLGTHTSDSVITGAWFNYLKGNDYRVPFVARFGSKSRFPRQSSAAALRFSGSWRVVFSPGTPGAYNSIGEFQAGRDGSLTGTFMTETGDYRYLAGAAHGDSLKLSCFDGSHAFLFAARAKGDSLFGSFWSGIHWQEPWVAVRTDSYRLRDPDSLSFLREGYDRVDFRFPDTDGILRSPSDTGYRGRPLLVHIMGSWCPNCMDETVLLREMHDKYADDGLRIMAIAFEKHSDPSRAIAGLRRFKSTLQVPYPILYAGNASKEEATSKLPFLERLISYPTCIFIDKQGRVLRIRTGFYGPGTGHHYTEYKRGLDEYINQLVRAD, encoded by the coding sequence TTGAGCGCAGCAACACTTCCGTTCAATCTGGATTTTCGGAACGACTCCCTCGGTCGTGATTTTGTGGTCGTCCACAATGGTGCTGAGGAGATCATTGTGAGCGACGTCGTGGTCATGCATGATTCCATCCGGATACGGATGCCGCTATTCGACTCCGAGTTCCTCGGAACTCACACCTCAGATAGCGTTATCACCGGCGCTTGGTTCAATTATCTGAAGGGCAATGATTACCGCGTTCCTTTTGTCGCGCGATTTGGAAGCAAGTCGCGATTCCCAAGGCAGTCTTCCGCTGCCGCCCTGCGATTCTCTGGCAGTTGGCGTGTAGTATTCAGCCCAGGAACGCCGGGCGCTTACAACTCGATAGGTGAATTCCAAGCGGGCAGAGATGGCTCATTAACCGGTACCTTCATGACAGAGACGGGGGACTACCGGTATCTAGCGGGGGCCGCGCACGGTGATTCGCTTAAGCTATCCTGCTTCGATGGCTCGCATGCCTTCTTGTTCGCGGCACGAGCTAAGGGTGATTCGTTATTCGGGAGTTTCTGGAGCGGCATCCATTGGCAAGAGCCTTGGGTGGCCGTGCGCACTGACTCCTATCGATTGCGGGACCCCGACTCTCTTTCCTTCCTGCGCGAGGGTTATGACCGAGTAGATTTTCGGTTTCCCGACACCGACGGCATCTTGAGGTCCCCCTCAGACACCGGATACCGTGGCAGGCCATTGCTGGTCCATATCATGGGCAGCTGGTGCCCGAATTGCATGGATGAAACCGTGCTATTGCGCGAGATGCACGACAAGTACGCCGATGACGGCCTTCGGATAATGGCAATAGCATTCGAAAAGCACTCCGACCCCTCCCGCGCGATAGCCGGCTTGCGACGGTTCAAAAGCACGTTGCAGGTGCCATATCCCATTCTTTATGCCGGTAATGCGTCCAAAGAAGAGGCCACATCCAAGCTGCCATTCCTTGAACGATTGATCAGCTACCCGACTTGCATATTCATCGACAAGCAGGGCCGCGTCCTGCGTATCCGGACCGGCTTCTATGGCCCCGGTACTGGCCATCATTATACGGAGTACAAACGCGGACTTGATGAATACATCAATCAGCTTGTCCGCGCGGATTAG
- a CDS encoding aldehyde dehydrogenase family protein, translated as MNTTEQLTDRILNVLDDLGLSKENRGVATGLSWFNGEGGAIQSYSPVSGALLGTVRSASRLEYEHVVTTALQGFSEWRTWPAPKRGEIVRQIGDELRQNKSALGRLVSHEMGKSYQEGLGEVQEMIDICDFAVGLSRQLHGLTMHSERPLHRMYEQWHPYGLVGVITAFNFPVAVWSWNAALAWICGDVVIWKPSEKAPLCSLACQHITSRVFKRNGVPEGVSCILNGGREVGEWISRDPRIPLVSATGSTRMGKAVAAAVGERLGRSLLELGGNNAVIISDKADLEMALIGSVFGAVGTAGQRCTSTRRLIIHDGVYDAFKRKLIAAYEQLRIGDPLDERNHIGPLIDKSAVDAYLNALGAAREQGGRFAIEGGVLNGSGYESGCYVRPAIVEATPEMAIVQEETFAPILYLLRYSGDVNEAIRIQNNVKQGLSSAIMTLDVREAERFLSVTGSDCGIANVNIGTSGAEIGGAFGGEKETGGGRESGSDAWKVYMRRQTNTINYGTTLPLAQGIRFDI; from the coding sequence ATGAACACGACCGAACAACTAACGGACCGCATCCTCAATGTGCTTGATGATCTCGGCTTATCCAAAGAAAACAGAGGGGTTGCCACGGGCTTGAGCTGGTTTAATGGAGAGGGTGGAGCAATCCAGAGCTACAGTCCCGTAAGCGGTGCGCTCCTTGGAACAGTCCGAAGCGCGAGCCGGCTTGAATATGAACATGTGGTCACCACTGCATTACAGGGCTTCTCGGAATGGCGCACCTGGCCCGCACCTAAACGCGGGGAAATAGTTCGACAAATTGGCGATGAGCTACGCCAGAACAAGTCCGCCCTGGGCAGGCTGGTCAGCCATGAAATGGGAAAGAGCTATCAGGAAGGATTGGGCGAAGTGCAGGAGATGATTGACATCTGCGACTTCGCCGTAGGGCTTAGCCGACAGTTGCATGGACTTACCATGCACAGCGAGCGCCCGTTGCATCGGATGTATGAGCAATGGCATCCATACGGACTTGTTGGGGTAATAACCGCATTCAACTTCCCAGTTGCGGTATGGAGCTGGAATGCAGCCTTGGCTTGGATTTGTGGGGATGTTGTCATCTGGAAACCCAGCGAGAAGGCCCCGCTATGCAGCCTTGCGTGCCAGCACATCACGTCCAGGGTATTCAAGCGCAACGGTGTACCGGAAGGTGTCAGCTGCATTCTGAACGGCGGTCGTGAGGTCGGTGAGTGGATAAGTCGTGACCCGCGAATTCCCCTCGTTAGCGCGACGGGTAGTACGCGCATGGGCAAGGCGGTCGCTGCGGCTGTGGGTGAGCGACTAGGACGGTCGTTACTTGAGCTGGGCGGGAACAACGCGGTCATCATCAGCGATAAGGCAGATTTGGAAATGGCGCTGATCGGTAGTGTTTTCGGAGCTGTGGGAACAGCTGGTCAGCGCTGCACCAGCACGCGTCGCCTGATCATCCATGACGGTGTCTACGATGCATTCAAGCGGAAGCTCATAGCAGCGTACGAGCAATTGCGAATCGGCGATCCACTGGACGAGCGCAACCATATCGGCCCTCTGATAGACAAATCTGCAGTTGATGCTTACCTGAATGCATTGGGCGCTGCGAGAGAGCAGGGTGGCCGGTTCGCGATTGAAGGGGGGGTGCTCAACGGGAGCGGGTACGAGAGCGGCTGCTACGTTCGACCAGCAATTGTGGAGGCCACGCCAGAGATGGCGATCGTGCAGGAAGAAACCTTCGCTCCCATCTTGTACTTACTCCGTTACAGCGGCGACGTCAATGAGGCGATACGCATACAGAACAACGTGAAACAGGGCCTCAGCAGCGCTATCATGACCCTTGATGTACGTGAGGCAGAGCGCTTCTTGAGCGTTACCGGAAGCGATTGCGGCATCGCCAACGTGAATATCGGCACCAGTGGCGCGGAAATCGGGGGGGCGTTCGGCGGGGAGAAGGAAACCGGCGGCGGACGCGAGAGCGGCAGCGACGCTTGGAAAGTCTATATGCGCCGTCAGACCAATACCATCAATTACGGGACTACCCTGCCCTTGGCCCAGGGCATTCGGTTCGACATTTGA
- the rpiB gene encoding ribose 5-phosphate isomerase B, which yields MEKTIAIGSDHAGFELKKRVKERLNEIGWRCTDFGTNGLESMDYPDPAHAVAHAVESGEVLLGVLICGSGNGVSMAANRHKKVRCALAWAPEVAALGRKHNDANILALPARFVSTDQALAILDAFIAAEFEGGRHQRRVEKIEGC from the coding sequence GTGGAAAAGACCATTGCCATTGGCAGCGACCACGCAGGCTTCGAGCTGAAGAAGCGCGTGAAAGAACGGTTGAATGAAATCGGTTGGCGTTGCACGGATTTCGGAACCAATGGTCTTGAGAGCATGGATTATCCCGATCCGGCGCATGCTGTGGCGCATGCTGTGGAATCTGGGGAGGTCTTATTGGGGGTGCTCATCTGTGGCAGTGGCAATGGGGTGAGCATGGCTGCGAACCGGCATAAGAAAGTGCGGTGCGCCTTGGCCTGGGCGCCTGAGGTGGCTGCGCTCGGCAGGAAACATAATGACGCGAATATTCTGGCGCTTCCGGCTCGTTTCGTCAGCACCGACCAGGCACTGGCCATCCTGGATGCATTTATAGCGGCTGAATTCGAGGGCGGCCGGCATCAACGGCGCGTAGAGAAAATTGAGGGGTGCTAG
- a CDS encoding PAS domain S-box protein, which produces MRQKGRRAQSDADEYSELKRRYDDLLNGNLAGIFRTTLDGRFVECNDAMAHVLGYADRDELMALKAGVLYFSADDRVRYLNELQEKGRLVNYEIRLRHKTGAEVHVLENVYLVHSGIGETTVLGMLMDITPIKQSQEAQRAASISHRNLVERMHDGLLLVRNGVVRYANPASVKLLGNDPVGGAPSAMFHPGDRPSVDQAVQFAAMGRETEALVRLERFEMQQLLIVAMATVLDGEPAVQVTIHDQASRERAIRERVQLQIAQEVNSVLRQEIEMHRRTQEELRHSRRFARSLIDSSLDMIMAADSEGRVTEYNPAASIRFGYEAEEVLGQDTRMLYADPAEYARVQHELDRYGAFTGEVRNRDKNGRHFVSFLAASRLFDEEGKQVGAMGVSRDITRMKQDQEALRASEERYRDLFENATDLIQSAGPDGRFEYVNNAWRAALGYSEDELRTMTMWDIIHPDHQDECQRLFARVMSGDDVGRIRTTFRARDGHAIVVEGTSNLRTVDGHPVATRSIFRDITKELAARQEIEGHQARLRALFESSEHMFWSVDSGLRLTSFNKGYADMIERLYGVKPEVNKDTGKPRRTFASTDYHDFWAAQYTEAFAGKALRFDTDLTDLKGGRVCNEVFLSPVFGHDGKVGEVFGIGHEITEQKLAEDLVREQAARLKAIFESSANMMIWTLSRDFRLTSFNGHFERSIAEIHGIRFSHGDDFVERMAPRVRSGATKQLIARYAAALRGIPQQFEVELVDLHGDSAWVENFLNPIVVDGAVTEISCLAYGITDRKEAQRALEHSLAEKEVLLKEVHHRVKNNLQVISSITKLQGERDGLDPKVREMLHHSRDRVRSMALIHERLYQNKQFSSIDLADYIDGLSRNLLLSYSTSGRVSLDLDLEPVHLSIDQAMPCGLILNEIISNALKHAFADGREGAIRIVLRMEGEQVRIEAGDNGNGLPDGFQDERDGGLGLELVQLLTAQIDGRMERSSKGGVSYLLTFERVNPKAHGADERTGR; this is translated from the coding sequence ATGCGCCAGAAGGGAAGAAGGGCTCAGTCCGACGCCGACGAGTACAGTGAGCTTAAGCGCCGGTACGACGACCTGCTGAACGGCAACCTCGCCGGTATTTTCCGCACCACGCTCGACGGAAGGTTCGTGGAGTGCAATGATGCCATGGCCCATGTGCTCGGTTACGCCGACCGGGACGAGCTGATGGCGCTGAAGGCGGGTGTGCTGTATTTCAGCGCTGATGACCGGGTGCGTTACCTGAACGAACTGCAAGAGAAGGGAAGGCTGGTCAATTACGAGATCCGCTTGCGGCACAAGACAGGTGCTGAGGTGCATGTGCTCGAGAACGTCTACCTCGTGCATTCTGGCATAGGTGAAACCACAGTGCTCGGGATGCTCATGGATATCACCCCGATCAAGCAGTCCCAAGAAGCCCAGCGCGCAGCATCGATCAGCCATCGGAATCTTGTCGAGCGCATGCACGATGGATTGCTGCTGGTGCGAAATGGTGTGGTCCGATACGCCAATCCCGCGTCCGTCAAGCTATTGGGGAATGATCCGGTCGGCGGGGCGCCGTCTGCGATGTTCCATCCGGGCGACCGGCCCAGCGTCGATCAAGCCGTTCAATTTGCGGCGATGGGGCGCGAGACAGAGGCCTTGGTGCGCTTGGAGCGCTTCGAGATGCAGCAATTGCTCATCGTGGCCATGGCCACGGTGCTCGATGGCGAGCCCGCCGTGCAGGTCACGATTCATGACCAGGCGTCCCGCGAGCGCGCAATCCGGGAACGCGTGCAGCTTCAAATCGCCCAAGAGGTGAATTCAGTGCTGCGCCAAGAGATCGAGATGCACCGCCGCACGCAAGAGGAGCTCAGGCACTCGCGGCGTTTCGCGCGAAGCCTCATCGATAGTTCCTTGGACATGATCATGGCGGCCGATAGCGAGGGCCGTGTGACGGAATACAACCCGGCAGCCAGCATCCGCTTCGGATACGAGGCCGAAGAGGTGCTCGGGCAGGATACGAGGATGCTCTACGCTGACCCGGCCGAGTATGCGCGCGTGCAGCATGAGCTCGACCGGTACGGCGCGTTTACGGGCGAGGTGCGCAACAGGGATAAGAACGGCCGCCACTTCGTCTCCTTCCTGGCGGCATCGAGGCTCTTCGATGAAGAAGGCAAGCAGGTCGGGGCCATGGGCGTTTCGCGCGACATCACGCGCATGAAGCAGGACCAAGAGGCGCTGCGCGCGAGCGAGGAGCGCTATCGCGACCTTTTCGAGAATGCGACCGACCTCATTCAAAGCGCCGGGCCTGATGGTCGGTTCGAGTACGTGAACAACGCTTGGCGCGCCGCGCTCGGTTACTCAGAGGATGAACTGCGCACGATGACCATGTGGGACATCATCCATCCGGACCATCAGGATGAATGCCAGAGGCTTTTTGCGCGGGTCATGTCCGGCGATGATGTCGGCCGCATTAGGACCACATTCCGCGCTCGTGATGGCCATGCCATCGTGGTTGAGGGCACGAGCAACTTGCGCACGGTGGATGGACATCCGGTAGCCACAAGGAGCATCTTCCGGGACATCACCAAGGAATTGGCGGCCCGACAGGAAATCGAAGGCCACCAAGCCAGGCTTCGTGCGCTCTTCGAGAGCAGCGAGCACATGTTCTGGTCAGTGGACAGCGGATTGCGGCTCACCTCATTCAACAAGGGCTACGCGGACATGATCGAGCGGCTCTATGGCGTGAAGCCCGAAGTGAACAAGGACACCGGCAAGCCCCGCAGGACCTTTGCCAGCACCGACTACCACGATTTCTGGGCAGCCCAATACACCGAGGCGTTCGCTGGCAAGGCGCTTCGGTTCGACACGGACCTCACGGACCTGAAAGGCGGGCGCGTGTGCAACGAGGTCTTCCTCAGCCCGGTCTTCGGCCACGACGGGAAGGTGGGCGAGGTTTTCGGCATAGGTCACGAAATCACGGAGCAGAAGCTTGCGGAGGACTTGGTGCGCGAGCAAGCGGCCCGTCTCAAGGCCATCTTCGAGAGCTCGGCCAACATGATGATCTGGACGCTGAGCCGGGATTTCCGCCTCACCTCGTTCAATGGTCACTTCGAGCGCAGCATAGCGGAAATCCATGGCATCAGGTTCAGTCACGGCGACGACTTTGTAGAGCGCATGGCTCCGCGCGTGAGGTCGGGCGCTACCAAGCAGTTGATCGCACGATACGCTGCGGCCCTCCGCGGCATTCCGCAACAGTTCGAGGTGGAGCTGGTTGACCTTCACGGCGACTCGGCCTGGGTGGAGAACTTCCTCAATCCCATCGTGGTTGACGGGGCCGTCACGGAGATCTCATGCTTGGCCTACGGCATCACCGACCGCAAGGAGGCGCAGCGCGCGCTGGAGCACAGCCTGGCAGAGAAAGAGGTGCTGCTCAAAGAGGTTCACCACCGCGTGAAGAACAATCTGCAGGTGATCAGCAGCATTACCAAGCTGCAGGGTGAACGCGATGGTTTGGACCCGAAGGTGCGCGAGATGCTGCATCACAGTCGGGACCGCGTGCGAAGCATGGCCCTCATCCATGAGCGGCTCTACCAGAACAAGCAGTTCAGCAGCATCGACCTGGCCGACTACATCGACGGCCTGTCCCGCAACCTCCTGCTCAGTTACAGCACCTCGGGCCGCGTCTCGCTCGACCTGGACCTGGAGCCGGTGCACTTGAGCATCGATCAAGCCATGCCCTGCGGCCTCATCCTCAACGAGATCATCAGCAATGCGCTCAAGCACGCCTTCGCCGATGGCCGGGAAGGTGCCATCAGAATCGTGCTGCGCATGGAAGGCGAACAGGTCAGGATCGAAGCGGGTGACAATGGCAACGGATTGCCCGACGGATTCCAGGATGAACGCGACGGCGGCCTCGGCCTGGAGCTGGTCCAATTGCTCACTGCGCAGATCGATGGCCGCATGGAGCGCAGCAGCAAAGGCGGGGTGAGCTATTTACTTACTTTTGAACGGGTCAACCCGAAAGCACATGGCGCAGACGAACGTACTGGTCGTTGA
- a CDS encoding M28 family peptidase produces MWLCASLLRAQPDTVASRFARLIDRVDLQRQLEVLANDSFMGRDTGKEGQRMAAEYLRDRFLEIGVPPLSRAGVDRGFFQTYELIESRKGSIAVRSSDHELKWPQEVLYFSEHMNEGLELDWLVPLKATKPLDSLSVARAGAVIDARSLELGPAGFNGLREPLERAKTAGFKAVFIIVQEESKQQMDGFVHADGTSMRLPSPEDRPQTRNGTMQVFYLTAPGLSKLSGRRGMRSLLGAKGRRVKVGISIEVTPREKRVQAENVLAYIEGTDLREELVVVTAHYDHIGVENDVVYNGADDDGSGTVALLEIAQAFTAARAAGRGPRRSILVMPVSGEEKGLLGSRYYSENPVFPLEQTVSNLNIDMIGRVDSAHAASPPYVYIIGSDRLSSELHAVNEEANSAQTGIVLDYSFNAEDDPNRFYYRSDHYNFARKGVPSIFYFSGVHEDYHQPGDDVEKIRFDLLEARARLVFHTAWLLANRNERIRADKPIR; encoded by the coding sequence ATGTGGCTTTGCGCGAGTCTGCTGCGCGCGCAACCGGATACGGTCGCTTCGAGGTTTGCTCGGCTCATTGACAGGGTTGATTTGCAACGTCAATTGGAAGTGCTGGCCAACGACAGTTTCATGGGGAGGGATACCGGCAAGGAGGGTCAGAGGATGGCCGCTGAGTATCTCCGTGACAGGTTCTTGGAGATTGGCGTGCCTCCACTTTCGCGAGCCGGGGTGGACAGGGGCTTCTTTCAAACGTATGAGCTGATAGAGTCGCGCAAAGGGTCGATTGCCGTGCGATCGAGTGATCACGAGTTGAAGTGGCCCCAAGAAGTGCTTTATTTCTCGGAGCACATGAATGAGGGCTTGGAACTCGATTGGTTAGTCCCCTTGAAAGCGACTAAACCCTTGGATTCCTTATCGGTAGCGCGCGCGGGCGCCGTTATCGATGCGCGCAGCCTGGAACTCGGGCCGGCTGGATTCAATGGGCTGCGCGAACCTCTCGAAAGGGCGAAAACCGCAGGCTTCAAGGCCGTGTTCATCATTGTGCAAGAGGAGTCAAAGCAGCAGATGGATGGTTTCGTGCACGCTGATGGGACAAGCATGCGACTTCCGTCGCCGGAAGATCGCCCCCAAACGCGCAACGGAACCATGCAGGTGTTCTACCTCACGGCCCCGGGCTTGTCTAAGTTGTCGGGGCGGCGCGGAATGCGCTCTTTGCTGGGGGCCAAGGGGAGGCGGGTCAAGGTTGGAATCAGCATAGAGGTCACTCCGCGAGAGAAGCGCGTCCAAGCGGAGAACGTGCTGGCGTACATCGAAGGAACGGACTTGCGCGAAGAGCTTGTCGTGGTCACCGCCCACTATGACCACATTGGAGTGGAAAACGACGTGGTATACAACGGGGCCGACGATGATGGCAGCGGTACCGTTGCGTTGTTGGAGATCGCCCAGGCTTTCACAGCCGCCAGAGCCGCCGGGCGCGGCCCTAGACGGAGCATTCTCGTGATGCCGGTCAGCGGCGAGGAGAAGGGTCTATTGGGGTCTCGTTATTACAGCGAGAACCCCGTGTTCCCACTGGAACAAACCGTATCGAACTTGAACATCGACATGATTGGCCGCGTTGATTCGGCGCACGCGGCCTCACCGCCGTATGTCTACATCATCGGCAGCGACCGGTTGAGTTCGGAACTGCATGCTGTGAATGAAGAGGCGAATTCCGCACAAACCGGAATCGTGCTCGATTATTCGTTCAATGCGGAGGATGACCCGAATCGGTTCTATTACCGGAGCGACCACTACAACTTTGCGAGGAAAGGCGTCCCGAGCATCTTTTATTTCAGTGGAGTACATGAGGACTACCACCAACCGGGCGATGACGTTGAGAAGATCCGTTTCGATCTATTGGAAGCCCGGGCCCGGTTGGTGTTCCACACGGCTTGGCTGCTGGCAAATAGGAATGAGCGAATTCGAGCTGATAAGCCCATTAGGTGA